Below is a window of Paraburkholderia kururiensis DNA.
TCGCGGGAACCACCACCATCTGCATGTCCGGGGCCGTCACGGAGAACACGACCGAGTACGGCGTTGTTCACGCGACGATGGAGTCGCTCTTCAATCCCCACCTGAAAGTTTGTCGATGATCCGGCGGTCCCGCTTCGTGGGCCGGCCGTGCAGCGCCGCTGCCGGCTCACGAAACGTCTTGCGCCGTTCCAGTTCCTGCATGCGCTTCGCACGCCCCTCGTCCGTCTCCGCATAAAGCGTTTGGGCCACGCTGGCCGGCCCACGCACGTCGCAAATTCCCCGCACCTCCACCTGCCAGACGACGCGCTCTATGTCGATGTCGATCAGGTCGCCTACGCGGACGTCCTTCGATGCCTTCACCGGTGCGCCATCGACCCGCACCCGCCCCTTCACCACGGCGTCGGCAGCAAGGGAACGCGTCTTGAAAAAGCGCGCAGCCCAGAGCCATTTGTCCACACGAGTGCGAGCAGACGGATCAGTCGAAACTTTGTCTTTCATACGGGGGATTCAAATTCTGCCGCATGCCAATGACGGCTGCCACCGCGGGAAACTGTGACCAGATGTGACCGGAACCAGCCGCCGTGCCGACCGCATTATCAGCGGCACTGCCGGCAAAGCACGCCTCATGCCGCCACGCCCGCCGGCACGGGTGCCTGCACCGACCAGCCCTGAAGATTCTGCGCCACGATCTCGCCCAGCGCCGCAATCCACGCCGGCGCCGCATTGAGACAGGGTATCCGGTGAAACGCCTTGCCGCCGGCATGGAGGAATTCGTCGCGCCCTTCGATGCCGATCTCTTCGATCGTTTCCAAGCAGTCAGCGGTGAAGCCGGGGCAAAACACGTCGACCCGCTTCACGCCGGCCGAACCGAGTTCCTTCAGGGTGGGCGCGGTGTAAGGCTGAAGCCATTCGGCCCGACCGAATCGCGACTGGAACGTGACGAGGCACTCCACCGGCTGAAGACC
It encodes the following:
- a CDS encoding RNA-binding S4 domain-containing protein; translated protein: MKDKVSTDPSARTRVDKWLWAARFFKTRSLAADAVVKGRVRVDGAPVKASKDVRVGDLIDIDIERVVWQVEVRGICDVRGPASVAQTLYAETDEGRAKRMQELERRKTFREPAAALHGRPTKRDRRIIDKLSGGD